Sequence from the Deinococcus planocerae genome:
AGAGAATGTGTTATGGACGTATTCTGGCCTTTAAGCGTTACTTTGACGAAAATATATTTGGTTCCTGTTGTTCGGCGGTTGATTACCCTGTTTACAAGAGAGCAAGCGTGAGGTAGGATTGCCCTGTCCAACCAGAGGATGGTCTAATTGTCTTAATTGACAACTAGGGGTCCTCAATTATTGGTGGACTTTGGAGGAAAGTGTGAACAAGCAACAAGTTAAGGGCAGCAAGAAGAAGGTTAAGCTTTCAGTCGTGAAGGCTGAAGCCGTTCGTCTCACCATGATGGATGGCGATCCTACTGGTGGAATCAGGTCCTAGGCGCAATATTCTTGCATGCCGATCTCAGACAGATCGGCATTTTTAATGCCAACAATGGACAAATATAAAGACGTTACCATCAAACCGTGGCCGCAATACAATGTAGAGGGGGGAATATATTTCCAAAGGGAAGGGGGGGCGGGATTTGAGCTACCGATCAATTTTGGTTGGCAGCGTGACATTGTTGACAAATTAACAAAAGGGGAGGTTATAGAATTCAGCTTCTTATCTTCTGAACAACTTAATTTTTTGGATGAACTAGATCGTCTAGGCCTACTAAGGAACAGGAGCGAGGATTACGCATCAATACCGGATCGTTATAAAAGCAATATAGCATTTTTCGAAGCGTTTTCAAATTTAGAGTCTCCTGCTTCAACATTTCACGAAACACTGAAGACCAAAAAAGTTGTCCTCCTTGGGGTCGGTGGGATAGGATCCACTGTTGCAATGCAGCTATGTGGATTAGGCATAGGTAGCATTACGTTAGTGGATAAGGATGACGTTGAGCTTAAGAACCTGTCGCGTCAGTTCCTTTACAGAGAGGCCGATGTAGGTCTTAGCAAATTGGAGGTCGCTTCTAGAGAGCTAAAAAATATAGATGGAACTATCATAGTTAATACCGTCGAATGTTATGTAGAAGATGTAAGTACATTGCGTTCGATAATAACAGGGGCGGACTTAGTTATATCAGTCATTGATTCTCCCGACAATATATTAAATATTGTCAACGAGGCTTGCATCTTTGAACGAATTGATTTTATAGCAGGTGGCACTAGAATTACAAGCGGGGTGTATATGAGTGTTCAGCCGGGAGTAACAGCATGTTTTGAATGCTCCCGGAGAGGACTGAGCTTCCCAAAACCGAGTATCGATTTCCCGGTTGCAAATCGGGTTATAGCTCCGGCGACAGGTATGCTGGGAAGCCTAATTGTGTGGGAGGCGCTAAAATATTTATTGAATATATCTCCTCCCGCTACAGCGGGTCGCCTGACCGAAGTGTATTTTTTGACCGGAGAAATAAAAATAACTGATTCCTGGATTATCCATGACGACTGTCCGATTTGTAAAGAAGCCCAGGAGCAAATTGAGAAGACCTATCCGGCTGATGAGCGTAGGGTTGAAATAATTTCTCACGTCGTGTTCGAAGAAATGGGAGAATATTTCGTCGGCTCTCCTGTGGCTGATAATCACATTATACTCAACGAGACAGGACTGATTCTACTTGATGTCCTCAAATCTGGAAAAACTTTTTCGCAAGCCGAACTAACAATTCTCAGGAAGACTGGGGAATATGTGGATGTCGAGGATTTTGTTGAAAAGTTAAGGGACGCAGGTTTTCTTGAGCAGAAACAAATTCAAACGTCACAACGATTATACAATGCTATACCGAAAAAACTTGCATTGTTTTTGTTTAAGTCAAGAATTTGGTGGCTTTATGCTCTTTCGGCTCTCGCTTGCCTCTATATCTGGTGGCGACTTCCATTTTTACTACCGGATGCACAAGATTTAACTGGGTGGAGACAAACGGAGTGGCTTATCCTAGCCAGTTTCATAATGAGTCGCGTGCAAATAACGGTTCATGAGCTTGCACACTTCGTCGCCGCACGGGC
This genomic interval carries:
- a CDS encoding ThiF family adenylyltransferase — protein: MPISDRSAFLMPTMDKYKDVTIKPWPQYNVEGGIYFQREGGAGFELPINFGWQRDIVDKLTKGEVIEFSFLSSEQLNFLDELDRLGLLRNRSEDYASIPDRYKSNIAFFEAFSNLESPASTFHETLKTKKVVLLGVGGIGSTVAMQLCGLGIGSITLVDKDDVELKNLSRQFLYREADVGLSKLEVASRELKNIDGTIIVNTVECYVEDVSTLRSIITGADLVISVIDSPDNILNIVNEACIFERIDFIAGGTRITSGVYMSVQPGVTACFECSRRGLSFPKPSIDFPVANRVIAPATGMLGSLIVWEALKYLLNISPPATAGRLTEVYFLTGEIKITDSWIIHDDCPICKEAQEQIEKTYPADERRVEIISHVVFEEMGEYFVGSPVADNHIILNETGLILLDVLKSGKTFSQAELTILRKTGEYVDVEDFVEKLRDAGFLEQKQIQTSQRLYNAIPKKLALFLFKSRIWWLYALSALACLYIWWRLPFLLPDAQDLTGWRQTEWLILASFIMSRVQITVHELAHFVAARAVSVPGRFRISRRLFFVVYETDVSSIWLVPKRDRYATFMAGIAVDFVVLLIALLIRYMHFEGHLSKSLDSLASLYILILVNGLVFQALVFLRTDLYAVLVNFFNCRNLYQTNILSITLFCKKMFKIRPTIEELRRSANFHSQDLKALRFFTPIYILGIVLFIWFNTKVTLPATFVFAERAFRDIGLALSGENASLITIVSNLIIVSQLAIQIIIFSFVTIRSILRFFVARKASGLEVTSVHNTNSR